In the genome of Pirellulales bacterium, one region contains:
- a CDS encoding nucleotidyltransferase family protein: MNRPAQCCAVMPAAGLSQRMGRPKLLLPWAGRTVLEQSIANFRDAAIDHVLVVLRHGGPDELAAAATRAGAYVVWAEGPEDMKASLLVGLGRACELLQPGPSDAWLVSPADLPALDPRVIRQVVAAYDPRRPRCVVPRYGARRGHPVLLPWSLAEAVRRLPPEAGLDTVVKSADTTDVLLVDTVPPRDLDTPDDYRRAQETLLQE; encoded by the coding sequence GTGAATCGTCCGGCGCAATGCTGTGCCGTGATGCCCGCGGCCGGTTTGAGCCAGCGCATGGGCCGGCCCAAGTTGTTATTGCCCTGGGCCGGGCGGACGGTGCTCGAACAGTCGATTGCCAATTTTCGCGACGCGGCGATCGACCACGTGCTGGTCGTGCTGCGACACGGTGGACCGGACGAATTGGCCGCCGCGGCAACGCGCGCCGGGGCCTACGTCGTCTGGGCCGAGGGGCCCGAGGATATGAAGGCCTCGCTCCTGGTAGGTTTGGGCCGGGCATGTGAACTGCTGCAGCCGGGACCGAGCGACGCGTGGCTGGTGTCGCCGGCCGATTTGCCGGCGCTCGATCCGCGCGTGATTCGGCAGGTGGTAGCCGCCTACGATCCACGGCGGCCACGGTGCGTTGTGCCGCGGTACGGGGCGCGGCGCGGCCATCCGGTCTTGCTGCCTTGGTCGCTGGCCGAGGCCGTACGAAGGCTGCCTCCCGAAGCCGGGCTCGATACGGTGGTCAAGTCGGCCGACACCACGGATGTGCTGCTGGTCGATACGGTCCCCCCGCGGGATCTCGACACGCCTGACGACTATCGCCGTGCACAGGAAACGCTGCTGCAGGAGTAA
- a CDS encoding ABC transporter ATP-binding protein → MIEITGFRKTYGPLVAVDSLHLTIGAGQMFGFIGPNGAGKSTTIRFLATLLKADEGDARVNGFSVTHQPLDVRRSVGYMPDNFGVYDGMKVWEFLDFFAVAYQIPRDRRKKVIADVLELLDLTYKRDDFVNGLSRGMKQRLCLAKTLVHDPPVLILDEPTSGLDPRARLEVKALLKELRQMGKTILISSHILTELADCCTSIGIVERGKLLLHGPMDDVYRRIRRNRVVEIRVLERLDTALAVIRSRPETLDVEQLDQRITVELAADDQQLAELLERLLAEGVRLRSFAEKEPSLEDVFMMVTKGLVA, encoded by the coding sequence ATGATCGAGATCACCGGGTTTCGCAAGACCTATGGCCCGCTGGTGGCGGTCGATTCACTGCACCTGACAATCGGCGCCGGCCAGATGTTCGGATTCATCGGCCCGAATGGCGCCGGCAAGAGCACGACCATTCGCTTTCTGGCCACCTTGCTCAAGGCCGACGAGGGCGATGCCCGTGTGAACGGGTTCAGCGTCACCCATCAACCGCTCGACGTGCGTCGCAGCGTCGGGTACATGCCGGACAACTTCGGCGTCTATGACGGCATGAAAGTTTGGGAGTTCCTGGATTTCTTCGCCGTCGCCTACCAGATTCCCCGCGACCGGCGCAAGAAAGTGATCGCCGACGTCCTCGAGTTGCTCGATCTGACTTATAAACGCGACGATTTCGTCAATGGTCTGTCGCGCGGAATGAAGCAGCGGTTGTGCCTGGCCAAGACGCTCGTGCACGACCCGCCAGTGCTGATCCTCGACGAGCCGACCAGCGGGCTCGATCCAAGGGCCCGACTCGAGGTGAAGGCCTTGCTCAAAGAGCTGCGGCAGATGGGCAAGACGATCTTGATATCGAGCCACATCCTCACCGAGTTGGCCGACTGTTGCACGTCGATCGGTATCGTCGAGCGCGGCAAACTGCTGTTGCACGGCCCGATGGACGACGTCTATCGCCGGATCCGCCGGAACCGGGTCGTCGAAATCCGCGTGCTCGAGCGGCTCGACACGGCGCTGGCCGTCATCCGCAGCCGGCCCGAGACGCTCGACGTCGAGCAACTCGATCAGCGAATCACCGTCGAGCTGGCGGCCGACGACCAGCAACTGGCCGAACTGCTCGAACGGCTCCTGGCCGAGGGCGTACGGCTGCGCTCATTTGCCGAAAAGGAGCCTTCACTCGAAGACGTGTTCATGATGGTCACCAAGGGCCTTGTCGCCTGA
- a CDS encoding ABC transporter permease subunit — MYFRENPVLQRELLVNLRTNRAFLLLLGYLVLLGAIIYLAWPTGRIDVTDPAPAKALIATFFAGQYLLASLIAPNFAAGSLTGEKERQTYEMLLSSPLRPTAIVLGKLIASLAHVAILIFASLPIVMLCLPLGGTSLYELALAYLVLFLSITTFGMISLAASSYFRRTAASLVVSYLLILPISLLGALVLGFAFLRELSLSAGQLLGMGLWMTFFAGVVCTVLFLLTARRLLHPPDVGSEGHDVIDEEAEREQSVGLVIHRDRFPDYLFAPPKRTDLLADHANPMLDKEMRSELFAQGTLMLRLVIQIGMFLAIPLMGWCLFISPYLAPWYASYIVVFNMLVGPVFAAGAITSERERQTLELLLTTILSPAKILAGKLLAGLRVSTVLTAFVVWPLVLAAAMVPELWANWRALLGYLAIIIVTCLTTATLALFCSVLFRKTSVSLMTCYLVLLALFAAPMALRSLVTAFVDRPGWVDAVEWSGVMSPFAAAFAVPLEASEVWLEQGMKTQAQQRAGNWPLYAGFIGFSLALDAGLLATMSWFFHQRWRVIY; from the coding sequence ATGTATTTTCGCGAAAACCCCGTGTTGCAGCGCGAACTGTTGGTCAATCTGCGCACGAACCGCGCGTTCTTGCTGTTGCTGGGCTACCTCGTATTGTTGGGCGCGATCATCTACCTGGCCTGGCCGACCGGGCGGATCGACGTGACCGATCCGGCGCCGGCCAAGGCCCTGATCGCCACGTTTTTCGCCGGGCAGTACTTGCTGGCTTCGCTGATCGCGCCGAACTTTGCCGCCGGGTCGCTGACCGGCGAGAAAGAGCGACAGACCTATGAAATGCTGCTGTCGAGCCCGCTGCGGCCGACGGCTATCGTGCTGGGCAAGCTCATCGCGTCGTTGGCGCACGTGGCGATTCTGATCTTTGCTTCGCTGCCGATCGTGATGCTCTGCCTGCCGCTGGGCGGGACCTCGCTCTACGAGTTGGCCCTGGCCTACCTGGTCTTGTTTCTCTCGATTACGACGTTTGGCATGATCAGCCTCGCGGCCAGCAGCTATTTTCGCCGCACGGCGGCCTCACTCGTGGTCAGCTATCTGCTGATCTTGCCGATCTCGCTCTTGGGCGCGCTGGTGTTGGGGTTCGCGTTCCTGAGAGAGCTGAGCCTCTCCGCCGGTCAGCTCCTCGGCATGGGGCTGTGGATGACTTTCTTCGCCGGTGTCGTCTGTACGGTGTTGTTCCTGCTCACGGCGCGGCGGTTGCTGCATCCGCCCGACGTGGGCAGCGAAGGCCACGACGTGATCGACGAAGAGGCCGAGCGCGAACAGAGCGTGGGGCTGGTGATCCATCGCGACCGGTTTCCCGATTACCTCTTTGCGCCCCCCAAACGCACCGACTTGTTGGCCGATCACGCCAATCCGATGCTCGACAAGGAGATGCGCAGCGAGTTGTTCGCCCAGGGGACGTTGATGTTGCGGCTGGTCATCCAGATCGGCATGTTCCTGGCGATCCCGCTGATGGGCTGGTGTTTGTTCATCTCGCCGTACCTGGCGCCGTGGTATGCCAGTTACATCGTCGTGTTCAATATGCTCGTCGGGCCGGTGTTCGCGGCCGGCGCCATCACCAGTGAGCGCGAACGCCAGACCCTCGAACTGCTGCTCACGACGATCCTCTCGCCCGCCAAGATCCTGGCCGGCAAGCTGCTGGCCGGCCTGCGCGTCTCGACCGTGCTCACGGCGTTCGTCGTCTGGCCCTTGGTGCTGGCCGCGGCCATGGTGCCTGAACTGTGGGCCAACTGGCGGGCCTTGCTCGGCTACCTGGCCATCATCATCGTGACTTGCCTGACGACGGCCACGCTCGCTTTGTTTTGTTCGGTGCTGTTCCGCAAGACGTCGGTCAGCCTGATGACGTGTTATCTAGTGCTGTTGGCATTGTTCGCGGCGCCGATGGCGCTGCGCAGCCTGGTGACGGCTTTCGTCGATCGGCCCGGGTGGGTGGATGCCGTTGAATGGTCGGGCGTGATGAGCCCGTTTGCCGCCGCGTTTGCCGTGCCGCTCGAGGCCAGCGAAGTCTGGTTGGAGCAAGGCATGAAAACCCAGGCGCAACAGCGCGCGGGGAATTGGCCGCTGTATGCCGGCTTTATCGGCTTCTCGTTGGCGCTCGACGCGGGACTGCTGGCGACGATGAGCTGGTTCTTTCACCAGCGGTGGCGGGTGATCTACTGA
- a CDS encoding GGDEF domain-containing protein codes for MPTVLLLSADAELVARWEAAASGWQLAVQPQFDIAGTGQSVDVALIDGRSMPPSRPKAETSCWIGSGPAPEGFDCALPPAAGVDELTRTVRLLTSLAMLRRQLRHERRQAAQWLAAAQRDPLTGLAHRGTWNEQLPRCLCEHIGSGCCVALFDLDLFKQVNDSLGHPRGDTVLQAAAGALAQVRPNDLVARLGGDEFALAAPGVTQPQAGALVERLRKAIAQATSATLGRALTCSAGYVWLPPGEPAEPATAIERADRALRRAKQTGRDRTSAAEASEPPTGQ; via the coding sequence ATGCCCACGGTGCTGCTGCTTTCGGCCGACGCGGAGCTGGTCGCGCGATGGGAGGCGGCCGCCAGCGGCTGGCAGCTCGCGGTGCAACCGCAATTCGACATCGCGGGAACCGGTCAATCGGTCGACGTGGCGTTGATCGACGGCCGATCGATGCCCCCGTCGAGGCCCAAGGCAGAGACGTCCTGCTGGATCGGCTCCGGGCCTGCTCCCGAGGGCTTCGACTGTGCCCTACCGCCGGCGGCCGGCGTCGACGAGCTGACCAGAACCGTGCGGTTGTTGACAAGCCTCGCAATGCTCAGGCGCCAACTACGGCACGAACGCCGGCAGGCGGCTCAATGGCTGGCCGCCGCGCAGCGCGACCCGCTGACGGGCCTCGCGCACCGGGGGACCTGGAACGAACAACTCCCCCGGTGCTTGTGCGAGCATATCGGCAGCGGTTGCTGCGTCGCGCTCTTCGACCTCGACCTGTTCAAACAGGTGAACGACTCGCTCGGCCATCCCCGGGGCGACACCGTGTTGCAGGCGGCCGCCGGGGCGCTGGCCCAGGTACGGCCCAACGATCTGGTGGCGCGGCTCGGAGGCGACGAATTTGCCTTGGCGGCCCCCGGGGTCACGCAGCCGCAGGCCGGCGCCCTGGTTGAGCGACTGCGCAAAGCCATCGCTCAAGCGACCTCTGCGACGCTTGGCCGGGCGCTCACCTGCAGCGCCGGATACGTGTGGCTGCCGCCGGGCGAACCGGCCGAACCGGCCACGGCGATCGAACGGGCCGATCGCGCCTTGCGCCGCGCCAAACAAACGGGCCGCGATCGAACCTCAGCAGCCGAGGCCAGCGAACCGCCGACCGGTCAGTAG
- a CDS encoding aspartate carbamoyltransferase catalytic subunit, with product MSMASIDLGTFPETWTRRHLLDLEHLTAAEISLILDTAVMMKEAVLDQQAQAPVLAGKTCANLFFENSTRTRTSFSLAARRLGAYTIDFTTSGSSLSKGESFIDTAKNIEAMGADVVVVRHSTPGTPQLLAHSLHAAVVNAGDGAHEHPTQGLLDILTIREARGRVEGLTVALVGDIAHSRTARSNIWGLQKLGARVILCGPATLVSKQWEELGVEVCHDFDQVLERCDVVNLLRIQFERQVTRPFPSVREYALLYAMTKERLARAKPDIVILAPGPINRGVEVTPEVADGPHSVILDQVRNGLAVRMAVLWLVTGVQGA from the coding sequence ATGAGCATGGCTTCGATCGACCTGGGGACATTTCCAGAAACCTGGACCCGGCGTCACCTGCTCGATTTGGAACATCTCACCGCTGCCGAGATCAGCTTGATTCTCGACACGGCCGTGATGATGAAAGAGGCCGTGCTCGATCAGCAGGCCCAGGCTCCGGTACTGGCGGGCAAGACCTGCGCAAATCTGTTTTTCGAAAACTCGACGCGGACGCGCACGAGCTTTTCGCTGGCGGCCCGGCGGCTGGGTGCCTATACGATCGACTTCACCACCAGCGGCAGCAGCCTATCGAAGGGCGAGAGCTTCATCGACACGGCCAAGAACATCGAGGCGATGGGCGCCGACGTCGTCGTCGTGCGTCATTCGACCCCCGGCACGCCGCAATTGCTGGCCCATTCGCTGCACGCTGCCGTGGTCAACGCCGGCGACGGTGCACACGAGCATCCCACGCAGGGGCTGCTCGACATCCTGACCATTCGCGAGGCCCGGGGACGCGTCGAGGGCCTGACCGTGGCCCTGGTCGGCGACATTGCCCACAGCCGCACGGCCCGCTCGAACATCTGGGGCCTGCAAAAACTGGGGGCGCGCGTGATTCTATGCGGCCCCGCCACGCTGGTCTCCAAACAATGGGAAGAACTCGGCGTCGAGGTCTGCCACGATTTTGACCAGGTGCTCGAACGCTGTGACGTGGTCAACTTGCTGCGCATCCAGTTCGAACGCCAGGTGACGCGGCCGTTCCCCAGCGTGCGCGAATATGCGCTGCTCTACGCGATGACCAAGGAACGCCTGGCCCGGGCCAAGCCGGACATCGTGATTCTCGCGCCGGGGCCGATCAACCGGGGAGTCGAAGTCACGCCCGAGGTGGCCGATGGCCCGCACTCGGTGATTCTCGACCAGGTGCGCAATGGCCTGGCCGTGCGGATGGCCGTGTTGTGGCTTGTCACCGGGGTCCAGGGAGCCTAG
- a CDS encoding dihydroorotase translates to MQPAPKILIRGGRVIDPSQGLDRVTNVLLAEGKIVGYDVSPNGQDVILDATDKIVAPGLIDMHVHLREPGREEDETIATGTAAAVAGGFTAVACIPNTEPPIDTQATVEFVQHQAARADNCHVYIVACVSKNREGKELAEIGQLVRAGAIAFSDDGAPVYDAELMRRAFEYAQMFDKPILNHAEVRELTHGGVMHEGLVSLMLGLAGMPAAAEDVMVSRDIALAEATGGRIHVMHISTAGAVDIVRRAKRRGIRVTTEICPHHFTLTDQALRSFDSNFKMSPPLRTRADVDACIEGLKDGTIDCLVTDHAPHAQEKKMQELDRAPFGIVGLETALGLVATYLVEPGHLDWPAAIAKLTINPARVLGVAKGSLQIGADADVTIIDPQAEWIVDPRKFRSRSKNTPYAGWELRGRAETTIVAGRIKYQAERL, encoded by the coding sequence ATGCAGCCTGCTCCCAAAATCCTGATCCGCGGTGGTCGCGTCATCGATCCGTCGCAAGGGCTCGATCGCGTGACGAATGTGCTCTTGGCCGAAGGCAAAATCGTCGGCTACGACGTCTCGCCCAACGGCCAGGACGTGATCCTCGACGCGACCGACAAGATCGTCGCGCCGGGGCTGATCGACATGCACGTCCATTTGCGCGAGCCGGGCCGCGAAGAGGACGAGACGATCGCCACCGGGACCGCGGCCGCCGTGGCGGGGGGCTTCACGGCCGTGGCCTGCATTCCCAACACCGAACCGCCGATCGATACCCAGGCCACGGTCGAGTTCGTGCAGCATCAGGCAGCGCGGGCCGACAACTGTCACGTCTATATCGTCGCGTGCGTGAGCAAGAACCGCGAGGGCAAGGAGCTGGCCGAGATCGGGCAGCTCGTCCGCGCGGGCGCCATCGCTTTCAGCGACGACGGCGCGCCGGTCTACGACGCCGAATTGATGCGCCGGGCGTTCGAATACGCGCAAATGTTCGACAAGCCCATCTTGAACCACGCCGAAGTGCGCGAGTTGACGCACGGCGGCGTGATGCACGAGGGCCTGGTTTCGTTGATGTTGGGGCTGGCCGGCATGCCGGCGGCGGCCGAAGACGTCATGGTCAGCCGCGACATCGCCCTGGCCGAAGCCACGGGCGGGCGCATTCACGTCATGCACATCTCGACGGCCGGGGCGGTCGACATCGTCCGCCGCGCCAAACGCCGCGGCATCCGCGTGACGACCGAAATCTGTCCCCATCACTTCACGCTCACCGACCAGGCCCTGCGCTCGTTCGACTCGAACTTCAAGATGAGCCCTCCGTTGCGGACTCGCGCCGACGTCGATGCCTGCATCGAGGGGCTCAAGGACGGCACGATCGATTGCCTCGTGACGGATCACGCGCCGCACGCGCAAGAAAAGAAGATGCAGGAGCTCGATCGGGCCCCGTTCGGCATCGTGGGCCTGGAAACGGCCCTGGGGCTCGTGGCGACCTACCTGGTCGAGCCCGGCCATCTCGACTGGCCCGCGGCCATCGCCAAGCTGACGATCAACCCCGCCAGGGTGCTCGGCGTCGCCAAGGGCAGCCTGCAAATCGGTGCCGATGCGGACGTGACGATCATCGATCCCCAGGCGGAATGGATCGTCGATCCGCGCAAGTTCCGCTCGCGCAGCAAGAACACGCCCTATGCCGGCTGGGAACTGCGCGGTCGGGCCGAAACGACCATCGTCGCCGGCCGTATCAAATATCAAGCCGAACGGCTGTAG
- a CDS encoding NYN domain-containing protein yields the protein MALLIDGYNLLHASGILPQGLGPATLERSRQALLNFLANSLPAQELPRTTVVFDAREAPRGLAREVKHAGITVKFAAPDGDADRLIEELIRRDSAPRRLTVVSSDHRLQRAARRRGATAVDSDVWFVAALRARAARGHQALGAAAAAPPQRLTPAEVAYWMSEFYGRESSGASPAADARPHRAPGEDEKPTDVANEERIFPPGYGEDLLDE from the coding sequence GTGGCCTTGCTGATCGACGGCTACAACCTGCTGCACGCCTCGGGAATTCTGCCGCAGGGGCTCGGGCCGGCGACGCTCGAACGGTCGCGACAGGCCCTGTTGAACTTCCTGGCCAATTCGTTGCCCGCGCAAGAACTGCCCCGAACCACCGTGGTGTTCGATGCCCGCGAAGCCCCGCGCGGTCTGGCCCGGGAAGTGAAACACGCGGGCATCACGGTCAAATTCGCGGCGCCCGACGGCGACGCCGACCGGCTCATCGAGGAACTGATCCGCCGCGATTCTGCGCCGCGGCGGCTGACGGTCGTTTCGAGCGATCACCGCCTGCAGCGCGCCGCGCGTCGCCGCGGCGCCACGGCCGTCGACAGCGATGTGTGGTTCGTCGCCGCGCTGCGGGCCCGCGCGGCGCGCGGCCATCAAGCGCTGGGTGCGGCCGCAGCGGCGCCTCCGCAGCGATTGACGCCTGCCGAGGTGGCCTACTGGATGAGCGAGTTCTACGGGCGCGAATCGAGCGGCGCGTCACCCGCGGCCGATGCCCGCCCCCATCGCGCACCCGGCGAGGACGAGAAACCGACCGATGTGGCTAACGAAGAGCGAATATTTCCGCCCGGCTACGGCGAGGATTTGCTCGACGAATGA
- a CDS encoding SMP-30/gluconolactonase/LRE family protein: protein MKRSWHFKLYRGLALGLLYGALVPVALHGADKPLPQLPGVQRDGTVLLPNQWSLRPAGRQVPLGDFPVNIAIHPSQKWFAVLHAGFGDHEIVTLDATTLKVLARVVIDQAFYGLCISPDGNRLFASGGEYEVVHSFACREGQLSDHRQLKIADDKWIPAGLACSADGRRLFVAGTWGHGMAVCDLAQSKVERTVATGKESYPYACLPLPDGKRVLVSLWAQSRLAVIDVDQGRVAGEWRTKEHPTEMCLSADGATLYVACANSTLVSVLDAASGRELETINCALYPRAPVGNTPNSLCLAAEGKLLLVANADANNLAVINVAERGQAKPLGFVPVGWYPTSVRYLPERQQLLVANGKGLISKSNTAGPNPNRVVDLNLDQYIGALYKGCLTTMPLPSPEQLAKYSQRAYRCSPLREDLAVTEVPEAGNPIPRRVGDPSPIKYCIYIIKENRTYDQVFGDMPEGNGDPNLCLFPEQVTPNHHRLARQFVLLDNFYVDGEVSADGHEWSMGAYATDYVEKVWPLNYRDSEKRKIGYTSEGENELIARPAKGYIWDRCAEAGVSYFSFGEWIENHKDPNGPGRALSKNLEGHFDPLFRSFDLDYMDIRRADRFIAELGRFEREGQLPQFIVMRLPSDHNSGSDVGKPTPTVYMADNDLALGRVIEAITKSKFWPETAIFVVEDDAQNGPDHVDAHRSVALVISPYTKRGFVDSAMYSTTSMLRSMELILGLEPMSQFDAAARPMFNSFQAARDLGGYTHVVPNVDMEAKNGPDAWGAELSATFDFSKEDAVDDLLFNEVIWRNVKGADQPMPAPVRAAFVLPHEEDDDEDEEAEEAGE, encoded by the coding sequence ATGAAGCGTTCGTGGCACTTCAAATTGTATCGCGGTCTGGCGCTGGGGCTGCTGTACGGGGCGCTGGTGCCGGTTGCCTTGCACGGCGCCGACAAGCCGCTACCGCAACTGCCCGGCGTGCAGCGCGACGGCACCGTGTTATTGCCCAATCAATGGTCGTTGCGGCCCGCGGGCAGGCAAGTGCCCCTGGGTGATTTCCCGGTGAACATCGCGATTCATCCGTCACAAAAATGGTTCGCGGTACTGCATGCGGGCTTCGGCGATCATGAAATCGTCACGCTCGACGCGACCACGCTGAAGGTGCTCGCGCGGGTCGTGATCGATCAGGCGTTCTACGGGCTGTGCATCTCGCCCGACGGCAATCGGCTGTTCGCCAGCGGTGGAGAATACGAGGTTGTCCATTCGTTCGCTTGCCGCGAAGGCCAGCTCAGCGACCACCGGCAACTCAAGATTGCTGATGACAAGTGGATTCCCGCGGGCCTGGCCTGTTCGGCAGACGGCCGACGCCTGTTCGTCGCCGGTACCTGGGGACACGGCATGGCAGTATGCGACCTCGCTCAATCGAAGGTCGAACGCACGGTCGCCACCGGGAAAGAATCGTACCCTTACGCCTGTCTGCCGCTACCCGACGGAAAACGCGTGCTGGTCAGCCTGTGGGCACAGAGCCGGCTGGCGGTGATCGATGTCGACCAGGGCCGCGTGGCGGGCGAATGGCGCACCAAGGAACATCCCACGGAGATGTGTCTTTCGGCCGACGGGGCGACGTTGTACGTGGCCTGCGCGAATTCGACCTTGGTGAGCGTGCTCGACGCCGCCTCGGGCCGGGAACTCGAGACGATCAATTGCGCGTTGTACCCGCGCGCTCCGGTGGGCAATACGCCGAACAGCCTGTGCCTGGCGGCCGAGGGCAAGCTGTTGCTGGTGGCCAATGCCGACGCCAACAATCTGGCCGTGATCAACGTGGCCGAACGCGGCCAGGCAAAACCCTTGGGCTTTGTGCCTGTCGGCTGGTATCCGACGTCGGTCCGCTATCTCCCCGAGCGCCAACAGTTGCTCGTCGCCAACGGCAAGGGACTGATCAGCAAGTCGAACACCGCCGGCCCGAATCCGAATCGCGTGGTCGATTTGAATCTCGATCAATACATCGGTGCGCTCTACAAGGGCTGTTTGACCACGATGCCGCTGCCTTCGCCCGAGCAGTTGGCCAAATATTCGCAGCGCGCCTACCGCTGCAGCCCGCTGCGCGAAGACCTGGCCGTCACCGAAGTGCCCGAGGCCGGTAACCCGATCCCCCGGCGAGTGGGCGACCCCAGCCCGATCAAGTATTGCATTTACATCATCAAGGAGAATCGCACCTACGACCAGGTGTTCGGCGACATGCCCGAGGGCAACGGCGACCCGAACTTGTGCTTGTTTCCCGAGCAGGTAACGCCGAACCACCATCGGCTCGCGCGGCAGTTCGTGCTGCTGGACAACTTCTACGTCGACGGCGAAGTTTCGGCCGACGGGCATGAATGGTCGATGGGGGCCTACGCCACTGACTACGTCGAAAAAGTCTGGCCCCTCAACTATCGCGACAGCGAAAAGCGCAAAATCGGCTACACGAGCGAAGGCGAAAACGAACTCATCGCCCGACCGGCCAAGGGCTACATCTGGGACCGTTGCGCCGAGGCCGGGGTCAGCTATTTCAGTTTCGGCGAGTGGATCGAAAACCACAAAGATCCCAACGGTCCGGGCCGCGCCTTGTCCAAGAACCTCGAAGGCCACTTCGATCCGTTGTTTCGCAGCTTCGATTTGGACTACATGGACATCCGGCGGGCGGATCGCTTTATCGCCGAATTGGGCCGGTTCGAGCGCGAGGGCCAGCTCCCGCAGTTCATCGTGATGCGGTTGCCGAGCGATCACAACTCGGGCTCCGACGTCGGCAAGCCGACCCCGACCGTCTACATGGCCGACAACGACCTGGCGTTGGGCCGCGTGATCGAGGCGATTACAAAATCGAAATTCTGGCCTGAAACGGCCATTTTTGTCGTCGAGGACGATGCCCAGAATGGACCCGACCACGTCGATGCCCATCGCTCGGTGGCGCTGGTCATCAGTCCCTACACGAAACGCGGCTTTGTCGACTCGGCCATGTACTCGACGACCAGCATGCTCAGGTCGATGGAGCTGATCCTGGGGTTGGAGCCGATGAGCCAGTTCGACGCCGCGGCTCGGCCGATGTTCAACTCGTTCCAGGCCGCACGCGATCTGGGCGGTTATACGCACGTGGTGCCGAACGTCGACATGGAAGCTAAGAACGGGCCCGATGCCTGGGGCGCGGAACTTTCGGCGACCTTCGATTTCTCGAAGGAAGATGCGGTCGACGACCTGCTATTCAACGAGGTCATTTGGCGGAACGTCAAAGGCGCCGACCAGCCGATGCCGGCCCCGGTTCGTGCTGCCTTCGTGCTGCCGCACGAGGAAGACGACGACGAAGACGAGGAGGCCGAGGAAGCAGGGGAGTAA